Proteins co-encoded in one Andreesenia angusta genomic window:
- a CDS encoding Asp23/Gls24 family envelope stress response protein, whose product MEITAFVGKSGTGKSFKSIGVARELGIEYIVDDGILIKGNKLLAGKSAKSEGSKIRAVKRALFMDEEHREEVRSAILSENPERILIIGTSDNMVEKIARALELGEIDERIYIEGVSTKEEIETARKHRREEGKHVIPLPTFEIKKDFSGYFMDTLKVMRMKSYGQEVYEKTVVRPSFSYLGSYTISDKVIREIVKHIASKVEGIERAYRVYTENYREGIVISVDIFILNGYNILETSTFLQKEVSKVVESMTSINILKVNVNIVKIKIKNSQ is encoded by the coding sequence ATGGAGATTACTGCATTTGTGGGCAAGAGTGGAACCGGGAAAAGCTTCAAGTCGATAGGCGTTGCAAGAGAGCTTGGAATAGAGTATATAGTGGACGACGGGATACTTATAAAGGGGAACAAGCTTCTGGCGGGGAAGTCTGCTAAGAGCGAAGGCTCCAAGATAAGAGCTGTAAAGAGAGCACTTTTTATGGACGAAGAGCATAGGGAAGAGGTAAGGTCAGCTATCTTGAGTGAAAATCCAGAGCGGATTCTCATAATAGGTACTTCGGACAATATGGTGGAGAAGATAGCTAGGGCGTTGGAGCTTGGAGAGATAGACGAGAGAATATATATAGAGGGCGTTTCAACTAAAGAGGAGATAGAGACTGCCAGAAAGCACAGGCGAGAAGAGGGCAAGCACGTCATCCCCCTTCCCACCTTCGAGATAAAGAAGGACTTCTCTGGATACTTTATGGATACTCTGAAAGTTATGAGGATGAAAAGTTACGGGCAAGAGGTGTACGAAAAGACCGTTGTAAGGCCGAGCTTCAGCTACCTTGGGAGCTACACCATATCGGACAAGGTCATAAGAGAGATAGTCAAGCATATAGCGTCCAAGGTTGAAGGGATTGAGAGAGCATACAGGGTATATACAGAAAACTACAGAGAAGGAATTGTCATATCGGTAGATATATTCATTTTAAACGGGTACAATATACTTGAGACCTCGACTTTCCTTCAAAAGGAAGTTTCAAAGGTTGTAGAATCAATGACCTCCATAAACATACTTAAAGTCAACGTGAATATAGTCAAAATTAAGATTAAAAATTCACAATAA
- the gdhA gene encoding NADP-specific glutamate dehydrogenase translates to MKNHIQEVFDIVKNRNPHESEFLQAVEEVLFSLEPVLEKNPEYLNASLLERICEPERAIMFKVPWEDDNGKVQVNRGYRVQFNGSIGPYKGGLRFHPTVNLSILKFLGFEQIFKNSLTGLPIGGGKGGSDFDPRGKSDAEIRRFCESFMSELFKHIGPDTDVPAGDIGVGGREIGYLYGHYRRLRGAFENGVLTGKGISYGGSLVRPEATGYGATYFAQEMLKHNGEELKGKRVAVSGFGNVAWGVAKKVDQLGGKVVTLSGPDGYIYDPSGVNGEKIDYLIEMRNSGRDRVQDYADKFGVFGVEFFPGEKPWGTAVDIAMPCATQNEIGIEEARKLVANGVKYVVEGANMPTNIEALKFLQQKGVHIGPGKAANAGGVATSALEMSQNSMRLSWSEEEVDKKLHEIMINIHDNARKAAGDYGFGYNLVAGANIAGFLKVAEAMHAQGIY, encoded by the coding sequence ATGAAAAATCATATTCAAGAAGTCTTTGACATTGTAAAGAACAGAAATCCACATGAGAGTGAATTCCTACAGGCAGTAGAGGAAGTGCTTTTCTCGCTAGAGCCAGTTTTAGAGAAAAACCCAGAGTATCTAAATGCCAGCTTGCTTGAGAGAATATGCGAGCCAGAGAGAGCTATAATGTTCAAGGTGCCTTGGGAAGACGACAACGGCAAAGTTCAAGTTAACCGTGGATACAGAGTTCAGTTCAACGGGTCTATAGGGCCTTACAAAGGAGGACTTAGATTCCACCCTACAGTTAACCTGAGCATCCTGAAGTTCCTTGGATTCGAGCAGATATTCAAAAACTCGCTTACAGGTCTCCCAATAGGCGGAGGAAAGGGAGGATCTGACTTCGACCCTAGAGGAAAGTCGGACGCAGAGATCAGAAGATTCTGCGAGAGCTTTATGTCTGAGCTTTTCAAGCACATAGGGCCAGACACAGACGTTCCAGCTGGAGATATAGGAGTTGGAGGAAGAGAGATAGGATACCTATACGGACACTACAGAAGACTTAGAGGAGCTTTCGAAAACGGAGTTCTTACAGGAAAGGGAATCTCTTACGGAGGAAGCCTTGTAAGACCTGAAGCTACAGGATACGGAGCTACTTACTTCGCTCAAGAGATGCTGAAGCACAATGGAGAAGAGCTTAAGGGCAAGAGAGTCGCTGTTTCAGGATTCGGAAACGTTGCATGGGGAGTTGCCAAAAAGGTAGACCAGCTAGGAGGAAAAGTTGTAACTCTTTCTGGACCAGACGGATATATCTACGACCCATCTGGAGTTAACGGAGAGAAGATAGACTACCTTATAGAGATGAGAAACTCGGGAAGAGACAGAGTTCAGGACTATGCAGACAAGTTCGGAGTGTTCGGAGTTGAGTTCTTCCCAGGAGAGAAGCCATGGGGAACTGCAGTAGATATAGCTATGCCATGTGCTACTCAGAACGAGATCGGAATAGAAGAAGCTAGAAAGCTAGTTGCAAACGGAGTCAAGTACGTTGTAGAGGGAGCGAACATGCCTACAAATATAGAGGCGCTTAAGTTCCTACAGCAGAAAGGTGTTCACATAGGCCCAGGAAAAGCTGCGAATGCAGGTGGAGTTGCCACTTCGGCGCTTGAGATGAGCCAGAACAGCATGAGACTTTCTTGGTCTGAAGAAGAAGTAGACAAGAAGCTTCACGAGATAATGATAAATATACACGACAACGCTAGAAAGGCTGCCGGAGACTACGGATTCGGATACAACCTTGTAGCAGGGGCTAATATAGCTGGATTCCTGAAAGTGGCAGAGGCTATGCACGCACAGGGAATATACTAA
- a CDS encoding DNA-3-methyladenine glycosylase family protein, which yields MNYKLSETENGVILGGVSDFEPVHIFECGQCFRWNREDDGSYTGVAYGRVINVAKEGDRVVLSNTDRAEFEAVWKGYFDLERDYSEIKRRVSVDEVMEKSVEFGNGIRILAQEPWEMLVSFIISARNSIPNIKKTIEKLSKAFGEKIGEYNGKEYYAFPRPEDLSGLSEGDIRQYGTSFRTKYIMDSAERVLQLGGIDALKDEPTDTAREQLMEFAGVGPKVSDCILLFGLSKYDVFPVDVWVQRVMDEYYTKGAYKNLNKVREYGLEMFGEYAGFGQQYLFYYARENGVGKK from the coding sequence TTGAACTACAAGCTGAGTGAAACAGAAAACGGTGTAATACTTGGAGGAGTCTCTGACTTTGAACCTGTACATATATTTGAATGTGGACAGTGCTTCAGGTGGAACAGAGAGGACGACGGGTCCTATACAGGGGTTGCCTATGGAAGAGTCATAAATGTGGCAAAAGAAGGTGACAGAGTGGTGCTTTCCAACACGGACAGAGCGGAGTTTGAAGCTGTTTGGAAAGGCTATTTTGACCTGGAGAGAGACTACTCCGAGATAAAGAGGAGAGTCTCTGTAGATGAAGTGATGGAAAAATCGGTCGAGTTTGGAAACGGGATAAGGATACTTGCGCAGGAGCCTTGGGAGATGCTCGTATCGTTTATAATCTCGGCCAGGAACTCAATCCCGAATATAAAGAAGACGATAGAGAAGCTGTCGAAGGCTTTCGGGGAGAAGATAGGTGAGTACAACGGCAAGGAGTACTACGCATTTCCAAGGCCTGAAGACCTTTCGGGGTTGTCTGAGGGAGACATAAGGCAGTACGGCACTTCCTTCAGGACAAAGTATATAATGGACTCTGCTGAGAGAGTGTTGCAGTTAGGCGGGATAGACGCTCTCAAAGACGAGCCGACAGATACGGCTAGAGAGCAGCTTATGGAGTTTGCAGGAGTGGGACCTAAAGTGTCTGACTGTATACTGCTGTTCGGGCTATCGAAATACGATGTGTTTCCGGTAGACGTATGGGTGCAGAGAGTTATGGATGAGTACTACACAAAGGGCGCGTACAAGAACTTGAACAAGGTGAGGGAGTACGGGCTTGAGATGTTTGGAGAATATGCCGGATTCGGGCAGCAGTACTTGTTTTACTATGCTAGAGAAAACGGAGTAGGAAAGAAGTAG
- a CDS encoding HutP family protein, whose amino-acid sequence MKDLGLEVAKAAITVAMSSSREEEAECIERFRSQGIKSAGVDIGGNLIDSIPKIIERAVVASRRSGITTECFAHDGAVAGAAREAVVQVYPKANGLNVGGKLSIARLGGHLTVCIFVNVGLLHLNEVVVGMGHRSISD is encoded by the coding sequence ATGAAAGATTTAGGACTTGAAGTTGCAAAAGCGGCTATAACGGTGGCCATGTCTTCTAGCAGAGAAGAGGAGGCTGAGTGCATAGAGCGTTTCAGGAGCCAGGGGATAAAGTCGGCCGGGGTAGACATAGGGGGAAACCTCATAGACTCAATACCTAAGATAATAGAGAGGGCTGTAGTGGCCTCTAGGAGGAGTGGAATAACTACAGAGTGCTTTGCCCATGACGGGGCTGTGGCAGGAGCGGCGAGAGAGGCGGTAGTTCAAGTCTATCCAAAGGCGAACGGACTGAACGTAGGAGGCAAACTCTCCATAGCCAGGCTAGGAGGGCATCTGACTGTCTGTATTTTTGTGAACGTAGGTCTGCTGCATCTGAACGAGGTCGTGGTTGGAATGGGGCATAGGTCCATATCGGACTAA
- a CDS encoding ABC transporter substrate-binding protein, which yields MASKLRKKLLSLGLVMTLGVGVLAGCSGGGEESEAEKTGSGDKYKIGISQIMEHTALDSARAGFEKALEENGYKDKVEIDYQNAQGDQSVNDTIAQNFVSQGKDLMLGIATPSAQSLYNASKEIPILITAVTDPVDAGLVKSLEKPETNVSGTTDSMDIGVQFKLLKTLYPEAKKVGILYNTAEANSEVQVRDAEARAGEFGLEIVKAGVTGTNDVSQVLDSIIDEIDAVYVPTDNVVVSSLPLIYAKTMEKKMPIIASESGQVENGALATEGLDYEKLGYQTGLMAIRILEGEKPSEMPVESLKETTLTVNEDTLKKLGLELPKELADRAVMIGSGSGE from the coding sequence ATGGCAAGTAAATTGAGAAAAAAATTATTGTCGCTTGGACTAGTTATGACTCTTGGAGTAGGAGTGCTTGCAGGTTGTTCAGGTGGAGGAGAAGAGAGCGAGGCTGAAAAGACTGGCTCTGGAGACAAATACAAAATCGGTATATCTCAGATAATGGAGCATACAGCTCTTGACTCTGCTAGGGCTGGGTTTGAAAAAGCGCTAGAGGAAAATGGATACAAAGACAAGGTAGAGATAGACTACCAAAACGCTCAGGGAGACCAGTCTGTAAACGACACAATAGCTCAGAACTTCGTGTCTCAGGGCAAAGACCTTATGCTTGGAATAGCGACACCATCAGCGCAGTCGCTTTACAACGCTTCAAAAGAGATACCTATACTTATAACGGCGGTGACTGATCCGGTGGATGCAGGCCTTGTAAAGAGCCTTGAAAAGCCTGAGACAAATGTGTCTGGAACTACAGACAGCATGGACATAGGAGTGCAATTCAAGCTTCTAAAGACACTTTATCCAGAAGCCAAGAAGGTCGGAATACTTTACAACACAGCTGAGGCAAACTCGGAAGTTCAGGTAAGGGATGCTGAAGCTAGGGCAGGCGAGTTCGGCCTTGAGATAGTCAAAGCTGGAGTTACTGGAACAAACGACGTTTCACAGGTGCTTGACTCTATAATAGACGAGATAGACGCTGTTTATGTGCCGACAGACAATGTGGTGGTTTCTTCGCTTCCACTTATATACGCTAAGACTATGGAGAAGAAGATGCCTATAATAGCTTCGGAAAGCGGGCAGGTTGAAAACGGAGCGCTTGCAACAGAGGGGCTTGACTACGAAAAGCTTGGATACCAGACAGGACTTATGGCCATCAGGATACTAGAGGGAGAAAAGCCTTCAGAGATGCCAGTTGAGTCGCTTAAGGAGACTACACTAACTGTAAATGAAGACACACTTAAAAAGCTGGGACTGGAGCTTCCTAAAGAGCTTGCAGACAGAGCTGTGATGATAGGAAGTGGCAGTGGTGAGTAG
- a CDS encoding ABC transporter permease, whose protein sequence is MSSFWLGILEQGLIYGIMVLGVYITYRILDFPDLSVDGSFPLGAAVTAYCLVNGVDPYLALLYATLAGAAAGAVTGILHVKLGISNLLSGILVMTGLYSINLKVMGRPNIPLFNVETIFSSGVSPLIVIAIVAIGSKFVLDWYFSTKAGFMLKATGDNPQLVTTLGVDIGKMKIVGVMISNAIVALSGSVLAQRQTYSDAQMGVGIVVMGLASIIVGESLFRKIGFVKATTAVIVGSIIYRAAIAAALRTNLEPTDLKLVTAIIVIIFLGINNKGSIVKNWALGIFSKDGSLASEKEVG, encoded by the coding sequence GTGAGTAGTTTTTGGCTTGGAATCCTAGAACAGGGCCTTATATACGGCATAATGGTTCTAGGGGTTTATATAACCTATAGAATACTGGACTTTCCAGACCTTTCAGTTGATGGCAGCTTCCCTTTGGGAGCTGCTGTCACAGCTTATTGCCTTGTAAACGGGGTGGACCCTTACTTGGCGCTTCTTTACGCCACGCTAGCAGGCGCGGCTGCAGGTGCAGTTACGGGAATACTTCATGTAAAGCTTGGAATTTCCAACCTGCTCTCCGGTATACTCGTGATGACGGGGCTTTACTCTATAAACCTAAAGGTGATGGGAAGGCCAAATATACCGCTTTTTAACGTGGAGACCATATTTTCAAGTGGAGTTTCACCGCTTATCGTGATTGCGATAGTGGCCATAGGATCTAAGTTCGTGCTGGACTGGTACTTTTCAACCAAGGCCGGATTTATGCTAAAGGCAACTGGAGACAATCCACAGCTAGTTACTACGCTTGGTGTAGACATAGGGAAGATGAAGATAGTAGGAGTAATGATCTCAAATGCCATAGTTGCGCTTTCTGGTTCTGTGCTGGCTCAAAGGCAGACTTACTCAGATGCCCAGATGGGAGTGGGAATTGTGGTAATGGGCCTTGCGTCTATAATAGTTGGAGAATCGCTTTTCAGAAAGATTGGCTTTGTCAAAGCGACTACAGCTGTGATTGTAGGATCCATAATATACAGAGCGGCGATAGCGGCTGCACTCAGGACAAATCTAGAGCCTACGGATCTTAAGCTTGTGACGGCTATAATAGTAATCATATTCCTTGGGATAAACAACAAGGGAAGCATAGTTAAAAACTGGGCTTTAGGTATTTTCAGCAAAGACGGCTCTTTGGCTTCGGAAAAGGAGGTGGGGTAG
- a CDS encoding ABC transporter ATP-binding protein, translating to MLSVKNLQKTFNRGTVNQNTIYRGLSLDVDEGDFITIIGSNGAGKSTLLNVISGVIPLDAGRIVLDGVDITRYPEYKRTRDIARVFQNPSFGVAPSMTILENMSMAYNKGKTYGLGRAVNKKNIDVFKEMLSGLELGLENKLHDKVGLLSGGQRQSLSLIMATMLHPKLLLLDEHTAALDPKTSAKIIDITNELVTENKITTMMVTHDLNHVTSLGNRVIMMHSGEVILDIRGKEKKELTIEKLLNHFDNAHVMLSDRTLLST from the coding sequence ATGCTTTCGGTAAAGAATCTGCAAAAGACCTTTAACAGGGGGACTGTGAACCAGAACACCATCTACAGAGGTCTTTCTCTAGATGTGGACGAGGGAGATTTCATAACCATAATAGGAAGTAACGGCGCTGGAAAATCTACTCTGCTAAATGTAATCTCCGGGGTTATACCGCTTGACGCTGGAAGGATAGTGCTTGACGGAGTAGATATAACCAGATACCCAGAGTACAAGAGAACTAGGGATATAGCCAGGGTGTTCCAAAACCCGTCTTTCGGAGTTGCGCCTTCCATGACTATACTGGAGAACATGTCTATGGCGTACAACAAGGGAAAGACCTACGGGCTTGGAAGGGCAGTAAACAAGAAAAACATAGATGTATTCAAGGAGATGCTCTCGGGGCTTGAGCTTGGGCTAGAGAATAAGCTGCACGACAAGGTCGGTCTGCTTTCGGGAGGACAGAGACAGTCGCTCTCGCTTATAATGGCGACTATGCTTCATCCAAAACTGCTCTTGCTAGACGAGCATACGGCGGCCCTCGACCCTAAGACATCTGCCAAGATAATAGACATCACAAACGAGCTTGTGACAGAGAACAAGATAACCACTATGATGGTTACACACGATCTAAACCACGTCACAAGCCTTGGAAACAGGGTTATAATGATGCACTCTGGAGAGGTAATACTGGACATAAGAGGCAAGGAGAAGAAGGAGCTGACTATAGAGAAGCTCTTGAACCACTTCGACAATGCCCATGTAATGCTCTCCGACAGAACTCTGCTTTCGACATAG
- a CDS encoding DUF554 domain-containing protein, with the protein MEREIAMMTGNIANMAAIIIGTAVGMLFKKLIKPSYSETIMAGMGIVALVMGIMNVMETQNLLVSVVSIVFGSFVGEVAQIDKKIESFGSYIGSKFQSEGENSFAKGFVSASLIYCIGAMAILGSIESGLKGTHSILYTKSVMDGVTAIVFTSTLGIGVGFSAISVFVYQGAIILLAGQLGSFFTEPLIAELTAVGGIMIVAIGLNILELKKIKVANMLPALLGPVIYFMVK; encoded by the coding sequence ATGGAAAGGGAGATAGCGATGATGACAGGAAATATAGCCAATATGGCAGCCATAATAATAGGGACGGCTGTGGGCATGCTGTTTAAGAAACTGATAAAGCCCTCGTACAGCGAGACAATAATGGCCGGAATGGGGATAGTGGCCCTTGTGATGGGGATAATGAATGTGATGGAGACCCAGAATCTGCTGGTTTCAGTCGTAAGCATAGTGTTTGGAAGCTTCGTGGGAGAAGTTGCACAGATAGACAAGAAGATAGAGTCTTTCGGAAGTTATATAGGAAGCAAGTTCCAATCAGAAGGCGAGAACAGTTTTGCAAAGGGGTTTGTAAGCGCATCTCTTATCTACTGCATAGGGGCGATGGCTATACTTGGTTCGATAGAGAGCGGCCTTAAGGGGACTCACAGCATACTCTACACCAAATCTGTTATGGACGGTGTAACGGCCATAGTTTTCACATCTACGCTAGGCATAGGAGTCGGATTTTCCGCCATCTCTGTATTTGTATACCAGGGAGCCATAATACTGCTTGCTGGGCAGCTGGGATCTTTTTTCACAGAGCCCCTTATAGCGGAACTCACCGCTGTCGGAGGAATAATGATAGTGGCCATAGGGCTTAACATACTGGAGCTTAAAAAGATAAAGGTGGCAAATATGCTGCCGGCGCTACTCGGGCCGGTGATTTATTTTATGGTGAAATAG
- a CDS encoding co-chaperone GroES — MSIRPLGDRVVIKKAIAEEKTKSGIVLPGSAKEKPQMAEVVAIGSGVENDEKTKGQLSVGDKVLFSQYAGSEVKMDGEEYTVLKIADILAVIE, encoded by the coding sequence TTGAGTATAAGACCACTAGGAGACAGAGTAGTTATAAAAAAAGCGATAGCAGAAGAAAAGACTAAAAGTGGAATAGTACTGCCAGGTTCGGCTAAAGAGAAGCCACAGATGGCGGAAGTAGTGGCTATAGGATCTGGAGTTGAGAACGACGAGAAGACTAAGGGCCAGCTGAGCGTTGGAGACAAGGTGCTTTTCTCTCAATATGCCGGTTCAGAAGTGAAGATGGACGGAGAAGAGTACACTGTACTTAAGATAGCGGATATACTTGCAGTTATAGAGTAA
- the groL gene encoding chaperonin GroEL (60 kDa chaperone family; promotes refolding of misfolded polypeptides especially under stressful conditions; forms two stacked rings of heptamers to form a barrel-shaped 14mer; ends can be capped by GroES; misfolded proteins enter the barrel where they are refolded when GroES binds), whose product MAKDIKFGEDARRAMERGINKLADTVKVTLGPKGRNVALDKKFGAPLITNDGVTIAREIELEDAFENMGAQLVKEVSTKTNDVAGDGTTTATLLAQAIIREGLKNVAAGANPMILRKGISKAVDAVVDEIKALSKTVDSKESIAQVAAISAADSEIGTLIAEAMDKVGKDGVITVEESKSMGTTLDVVEGMQFDRGYLSPYMVSDTEKMVSELDNPYILITDKKINNIQDVLPVLEEIVQQGKSLLIIADDVEGEALATLVVNKLRGTFNCVAVKAPGFGDRRKEMLRDIAVLTGGEVISEELGYDIKEANINMLGRAQSVKIDKENTVIVNGAGSESDIQDRINQIKVQLESTTSEFDSEKLQERLAKLSGGVAVIQVGAATETELKERKLRIEDALAATRAAVEEGIVSGGGTALLNAVPAVEKLLENLEGDEKTGAAIIYKALEEPVRQIAENAGLEGSIIVEKVKSSEAGVGFDALNEKYVNMIEAGIVDPTKVTRSALQNAASVAAMVLTTESAVTDIKEENEGMGGMPGGMGGMPPMM is encoded by the coding sequence ATGGCTAAAGACATAAAATTCGGAGAAGACGCACGTCGTGCGATGGAAAGAGGTATAAACAAACTAGCAGACACTGTGAAAGTTACACTGGGACCTAAGGGTAGAAATGTGGCGCTAGACAAGAAATTCGGAGCTCCGCTTATAACTAACGACGGAGTTACTATAGCTAGGGAGATAGAGCTAGAAGACGCTTTTGAAAACATGGGAGCGCAACTAGTGAAGGAAGTCTCTACAAAGACAAACGACGTGGCCGGAGACGGAACTACTACAGCTACGCTTCTTGCTCAGGCTATAATAAGAGAAGGACTTAAAAACGTGGCGGCAGGGGCAAACCCAATGATACTCAGAAAGGGTATATCTAAGGCGGTAGACGCAGTTGTAGACGAGATAAAGGCGCTTTCTAAGACTGTAGACAGCAAGGAGTCTATAGCTCAGGTTGCGGCGATTTCGGCTGCCGACTCTGAGATAGGGACACTTATAGCTGAAGCTATGGACAAAGTTGGAAAAGACGGGGTCATAACTGTAGAGGAGTCTAAGTCTATGGGAACTACGCTAGACGTGGTTGAAGGTATGCAGTTTGACAGAGGATACCTATCACCTTATATGGTGAGCGACACTGAGAAGATGGTTTCGGAGCTTGACAACCCTTATATCCTTATAACAGACAAGAAGATAAACAACATCCAGGACGTGCTTCCAGTGCTAGAGGAGATAGTTCAGCAAGGAAAGTCACTGCTTATAATAGCTGACGATGTGGAAGGAGAGGCGCTTGCAACTCTAGTTGTGAACAAGCTTAGAGGGACTTTCAACTGCGTGGCTGTAAAGGCTCCAGGATTTGGAGACAGAAGAAAAGAGATGCTTAGAGATATAGCTGTGCTTACAGGCGGAGAAGTGATATCTGAAGAGCTTGGATACGACATAAAGGAAGCCAACATAAACATGCTTGGTAGAGCTCAAAGCGTTAAGATAGACAAGGAAAACACTGTTATAGTAAATGGAGCAGGCTCGGAGTCTGACATCCAGGACAGAATCAACCAGATAAAGGTTCAGCTTGAATCTACTACTTCTGAGTTTGACTCAGAGAAGCTTCAAGAGAGACTTGCAAAGCTTTCAGGCGGAGTGGCGGTTATCCAAGTAGGGGCTGCTACGGAGACTGAGCTTAAAGAGAGAAAGCTTAGAATAGAGGACGCACTGGCTGCTACTAGAGCCGCTGTGGAAGAGGGAATAGTTTCAGGTGGAGGAACAGCGCTTCTAAACGCTGTGCCAGCTGTAGAGAAACTTCTGGAAAACCTAGAAGGCGACGAGAAGACGGGAGCAGCTATAATCTACAAGGCGCTTGAAGAGCCGGTTAGACAGATAGCGGAGAACGCAGGTCTTGAAGGGTCTATAATAGTTGAAAAAGTTAAGTCGAGCGAAGCCGGAGTGGGATTTGACGCACTTAACGAAAAGTATGTGAATATGATAGAGGCGGGAATAGTGGACCCTACTAAGGTAACTAGATCGGCGCTTCAGAATGCGGCATCTGTTGCGGCCATGGTGCTTACGACAGAATCTGCTGTAACTGACATAAAAGAAGAGAACGAAGGAATGGGTGGAATGCCAGGAGGAATGGGCGGAATGCCACCTATGATGTAA
- the ndk gene encoding nucleoside-diphosphate kinase: protein MEKVIDLERTLVIVKPDGVERGLVGDIISRYERKNLKITYCNMTRADEGILAKHYSEHVGKDFYNRLIDYMQRGDIVVMVLEGENAIDAVRKINGKTNPIEAENGSIRGDYAFIKEENLVHASDSKESAEREIKIWTGEV from the coding sequence ATGGAGAAGGTGATTGACTTGGAAAGAACACTTGTGATTGTAAAGCCTGACGGCGTCGAGCGAGGGCTTGTCGGAGATATAATCTCGAGATACGAAAGAAAGAACTTGAAAATAACCTACTGTAATATGACTAGGGCAGATGAGGGAATACTGGCTAAGCACTACAGCGAGCACGTTGGAAAGGACTTCTACAACAGGCTTATAGACTACATGCAGCGTGGAGACATAGTTGTGATGGTGCTAGAAGGGGAGAACGCGATAGATGCAGTCAGAAAGATAAACGGAAAGACAAACCCGATAGAGGCTGAGAACGGAAGTATAAGAGGCGACTATGCCTTTATAAAAGAGGAAAACTTGGTTCACGCTTCGGATTCTAAGGAATCTGCAGAAAGGGAAATAAAGATTTGGACAGGAGAGGTTTAG
- the purC gene encoding phosphoribosylaminoimidazolesuccinocarboxamide synthase has product MKRLDIYIEGKTKIIYNTEDPDKAIMRYKDDITAFNGAKKDVFEEKGRINNKISAKIFNYLESKGNIRTHFVYRLDDEHVLVEKTEMIPVEIIVRNRAAGALLKKAEFVEEGDELSTPILEFHIKDDENKDPEVSAEHLVEQRILSENEVENIKRISNKVNNMLKLYFEEIGLDIIDFKLEFGRKGQELLLADEITPDTCRLWDMNTGEKYDKDIFREGNGDVLLGYREVLKRMESKK; this is encoded by the coding sequence ATGAAGAGATTAGATATATATATAGAGGGAAAGACCAAGATAATATACAATACAGAGGACCCAGACAAGGCAATAATGAGGTACAAAGACGACATAACTGCCTTTAACGGAGCGAAGAAGGACGTATTTGAGGAAAAAGGGAGAATAAACAACAAGATATCTGCGAAGATATTCAACTACCTAGAGAGCAAAGGGAATATAAGGACTCACTTTGTGTACCGCTTAGACGATGAGCATGTGCTTGTAGAGAAGACAGAGATGATCCCTGTAGAGATAATAGTCAGAAACAGGGCTGCGGGGGCGCTTTTGAAAAAGGCCGAGTTCGTGGAAGAAGGGGATGAGCTTTCGACTCCTATACTTGAATTTCATATAAAGGACGACGAAAACAAGGATCCTGAGGTGAGCGCTGAGCATCTAGTCGAGCAGAGAATTTTAAGCGAAAACGAAGTAGAGAATATAAAGAGGATCTCGAACAAGGTGAACAATATGCTCAAGCTCTACTTTGAAGAGATAGGGCTGGACATAATAGACTTCAAGCTGGAGTTTGGAAGAAAAGGTCAGGAGCTGCTGCTTGCGGACGAGATAACTCCAGACACTTGCAGGCTTTGGGATATGAACACAGGAGAAAAGTACGACAAGGACATCTTTAGAGAAGGAAACGGGGATGTGCTTTTAGGATACAGGGAAGTACTTAAGAGGATGGAGAGCAAAAAATAA